Genomic segment of Calderihabitans maritimus:
GTCCCGCTTGTCAAAAAAAATGCCAGTTTGTAGACAACAATTGCTACATGCCGGACTGCGGCCGCCAGGAGAAATAACCGGGGGCTCATGCTGACCAATCGATGACTGTTTTTTGATGGTAATTCCTAAACTGGGAGACTATTATGAGACCGCTAGCATATTGAAGAAGGAGGCGAAACACTATGGATCTTAAAGGCTCCAAAACTGAAGCCAACCTATGGGCTACATTTGCGGGGGAGTCCCAGGCCCGGAACAAGTATACATATTTTGGGAGCATAGCCAAAAAAGAAGGCTTTGAGCAGATTG
This window contains:
- a CDS encoding rubredoxin-like domain-containing protein, with translation MNKWKCLECGYTVEAEIPPEICPACQKKCQFVDNNCYMPDCGRQEK